One Mycobacteroides salmoniphilum DNA segment encodes these proteins:
- the cysD gene encoding sulfate adenylyltransferase subunit CysD yields MPTSPDVLRPRGSSPAESYELSHLNALEAEAVYIFREVAATFERPVLLFSGGKDSVVMLHVAAKAFWPSPLPFPVMHIDTGHNFDEVIAFRDETVSRYGLRLEVGSVQDDIDSGAVVEETGPGATRNRLQTATLLRSINEHRFDAVFGGARRDEEKARAKERVFSFRDEFGQWDPRAQRPELWNIYNGRHRKGEHIRVFPLSNWTELDIWQYIESENITLPPLYYAHKRNVVERDGMLLADTRFLTLQPGEELVEKSVRFRTIGDATCTGAVESVATTSSAVVEEVAATRITERGATRADDRISEAGMEDRKKEGYF; encoded by the coding sequence ATGCCGACATCGCCCGATGTTCTTCGCCCAAGAGGCTCATCACCAGCCGAGTCATACGAGTTGTCGCACTTGAATGCCCTGGAAGCGGAGGCGGTCTACATATTCCGCGAAGTCGCAGCAACCTTCGAAAGGCCCGTATTGCTGTTCTCTGGCGGCAAGGATTCGGTCGTCATGCTGCACGTCGCCGCCAAGGCGTTCTGGCCATCCCCGCTGCCCTTCCCCGTCATGCACATCGACACCGGGCACAATTTCGACGAGGTCATTGCCTTCCGCGACGAAACCGTCAGCCGCTACGGCCTGCGTCTGGAGGTCGGCAGCGTGCAGGACGACATCGACTCCGGTGCGGTCGTCGAGGAGACCGGGCCGGGCGCCACTCGTAACCGTCTGCAGACCGCCACCCTGTTGCGCAGCATCAACGAGCACCGCTTCGATGCCGTGTTCGGCGGCGCGCGCCGCGACGAGGAGAAGGCTCGCGCAAAGGAACGGGTGTTCAGCTTCCGCGATGAATTCGGCCAGTGGGACCCCCGCGCACAGCGCCCGGAACTCTGGAACATCTACAACGGCCGCCACCGCAAGGGTGAGCACATCCGGGTGTTCCCGCTGTCCAACTGGACCGAGCTGGACATTTGGCAGTACATCGAATCAGAGAACATCACACTGCCTCCGCTGTACTACGCGCACAAGCGCAATGTGGTGGAGCGTGACGGAATGTTGTTGGCAGACACCAGGTTCCTTACCCTTCAACCAGGCGAGGAGCTTGTCGAGAAGTCGGTTCGGTTCCGGACCATTGGCGATGCCACCTGCACGGGAGCCGTCGAATCCGTCGCGACAACCTCCAGCGCGGTGGTGGAAGAGGTTGCCGCCACCCGTATCACAGAGCGGGGAGCCACCCGCGCCGACGATCGGATCTCCGAGGCCGGTATGGAAGACCGCAAGAAAGAGGGCTACTTCTGA
- a CDS encoding IclR family transcriptional regulator, giving the protein MAEDRGRTSPPTERVMAVLNFMAQHRTERFGLSELARRLGLSKPTCLGIVTTLAESGYLIRDDRDKTYSLGPALIRVGRAAQESLRAKPASRDQLLTLTREFGHTAALSAVVSDRVTVLEVVSDPDHPVRVEVGQSYPFTPPVGLMFVLWDTDDTITSWLAKDPTAPGRTADERLRKVIEECRADGYLVELLTPAGRQLYSLMAGVPGDIPNELRALLGEIVSGIGERVYLRSENYTVGSGAKVRHRVNVMSAPVYDHNGKQAMVASLYIGDDLTDAEITARAKALVHTADGITEHIGGIKPA; this is encoded by the coding sequence TTGGCCGAAGATCGAGGTAGGACGTCCCCGCCCACCGAACGCGTCATGGCCGTACTCAATTTCATGGCACAGCACCGCACCGAACGCTTCGGACTCTCCGAATTGGCACGTCGCCTCGGCCTGAGTAAGCCCACCTGCCTGGGCATCGTGACCACCCTTGCCGAATCCGGGTATCTCATCAGGGACGACCGCGACAAAACGTACAGCCTGGGCCCCGCGCTCATCCGCGTCGGCAGAGCAGCCCAGGAGTCGCTGCGCGCCAAGCCCGCGAGCCGGGATCAATTGCTCACGCTTACGCGAGAATTCGGGCATACCGCAGCGCTGTCTGCGGTGGTCAGCGACCGGGTCACCGTGCTGGAAGTGGTCAGCGACCCCGACCACCCCGTGCGGGTCGAGGTCGGCCAGAGCTATCCGTTCACCCCGCCGGTGGGCCTGATGTTCGTGCTCTGGGATACCGATGACACCATCACCTCCTGGCTGGCCAAGGACCCGACCGCGCCCGGCCGCACCGCGGATGAGCGGCTGCGCAAGGTGATCGAGGAATGCCGTGCCGATGGCTACCTTGTCGAACTACTGACACCCGCCGGCCGGCAGCTGTACTCACTCATGGCCGGGGTGCCCGGCGACATCCCCAACGAGCTACGCGCACTGCTCGGGGAGATCGTGTCGGGTATCGGCGAGCGGGTGTACCTGCGCAGCGAGAACTACACCGTGGGCTCGGGGGCAAAGGTGCGCCATCGGGTGAACGTCATGTCGGCGCCGGTCTACGACCACAACGGCAAGCAGGCGATGGTCGCGAGCCTCTATATCGGCGATGACCTCACCGATGCGGAGATCACCGCCCGGGCCAAGGCGCTCGTGCACACCGCGGACGGAATCACCGAACACATCGGCGGCATCAAGCCCGCCTGA
- a CDS encoding DUF1214 domain-containing protein, which produces MYSEAFTSAIAEAEELIVAAPHIETEADLLEGLQYLAQGIAACTHMAFHTDRDHPFLLSGTGPFTKMGLDNPDTLYFGARVNGEHEYVVTGKRGTTTDLSFQVLGGGDYTDKNVPGSAIAFDDRDIHIESDGSFEVRFGPGPVSASRPNYFTLGPGTAQLVMREVYSDWREQRGSLAIARVDTAGTAPAPLTKEQIEKRYASAGKQLVNRVKTWLQFPKWFYDNLPVNTMTEPRLTPGGLATQFSSVGHYDLADDQAMVITVPQSDAPYQGFQLGSLWYISLDYINHQTSLNSSQAQVDPDGNIRMVVSNANPGVTNWIETLGHRRAYLQFRWQRADRQLTAADGPKVEVVATGDVSAKLPHYALNQIDTEGWRSRIAERQRAIGARMLG; this is translated from the coding sequence ATGTACAGCGAGGCATTCACGTCCGCGATCGCGGAGGCCGAAGAGCTGATCGTCGCGGCACCCCACATCGAAACCGAAGCCGATCTGCTTGAGGGGCTCCAGTATCTGGCGCAGGGGATCGCGGCCTGCACCCACATGGCGTTTCACACCGACCGTGATCATCCATTCCTGCTTTCCGGCACGGGGCCGTTCACGAAGATGGGGTTGGATAACCCCGACACCCTCTACTTCGGCGCCCGCGTCAACGGTGAGCACGAATACGTGGTCACCGGAAAGCGCGGCACCACTACCGATTTGAGCTTCCAGGTGCTCGGCGGCGGCGACTATACCGACAAGAATGTGCCCGGAAGCGCCATTGCCTTCGACGATCGCGACATCCACATCGAGAGCGACGGCAGCTTCGAGGTCCGTTTTGGCCCGGGGCCGGTCAGTGCGTCTCGGCCCAACTACTTCACGCTCGGGCCGGGGACAGCGCAGCTGGTCATGCGTGAGGTATACAGCGACTGGCGTGAGCAGCGCGGCAGTCTTGCCATCGCGCGGGTGGACACCGCGGGCACGGCGCCGGCCCCGCTGACGAAGGAACAGATCGAAAAGCGTTATGCAAGTGCGGGTAAGCAGCTGGTCAACCGAGTCAAGACATGGTTGCAGTTCCCCAAATGGTTCTACGACAACCTGCCTGTCAACACCATGACTGAGCCGCGGCTCACTCCCGGTGGTCTGGCCACCCAGTTCTCCTCGGTGGGCCACTACGACCTGGCGGACGACCAGGCCATGGTTATCACCGTTCCTCAATCCGATGCGCCGTACCAGGGTTTCCAGCTCGGAAGCCTCTGGTACATCTCGCTCGACTACATCAACCACCAGACCTCGCTGAATTCCAGCCAGGCTCAGGTGGACCCGGACGGCAACATTCGGATGGTGGTGAGTAATGCCAATCCCGGTGTCACCAACTGGATTGAGACGCTGGGGCACCGCCGTGCATACCTTCAGTTCCGGTGGCAGCGGGCCGATCGGCAGCTCACGGCCGCCGACGGCCCGAAGGTGGAGGTGGTCGCGACCGGTGATGTCTCCGCGAAATTGCCGCACTACGCGCTGAATCAGATCGACACGGAGGGCTGGCGCAGCCGTATCGCTGAACGCCAGAGGGCCATCGGTGCAAGGATGTTGGGCTGA
- a CDS encoding SDR family oxidoreductase, whose protein sequence is MSLLDFAGKVVVVSGIGPGLGATLATKFAAAGADVVLAARTQSRLDEVAEQITAAGRTALTVATDITDEASVANLVERATETFGSVDVLVNNAFSIPSMKSLEKTDYQHIRDSVELTVVGTLRLTQELAAALAQSKGAVVNINSMVIRHSQIRYGSYKIAKAALLAMSQSLATELGPQGIRVNSVVPGYMWGENLKGYFEHQAKKYGGTVEQIYEYTAANSDLKRLPTTDEVANAVLFLASDLASGITGQALDVNCGEFHA, encoded by the coding sequence ATGAGTCTCCTCGACTTCGCCGGCAAGGTTGTCGTCGTATCCGGTATCGGTCCGGGTCTCGGCGCCACATTGGCCACCAAGTTCGCCGCGGCCGGCGCGGATGTCGTTCTCGCGGCCCGCACGCAATCACGCCTCGACGAGGTCGCCGAACAGATCACCGCCGCCGGACGCACGGCCCTTACGGTGGCAACGGACATCACCGACGAGGCCAGCGTCGCGAATCTTGTCGAACGTGCGACGGAAACCTTCGGCAGCGTTGATGTTCTCGTCAACAACGCCTTCAGCATTCCGTCGATGAAATCCCTGGAGAAGACGGACTATCAACACATTCGCGATAGCGTCGAACTCACCGTGGTCGGTACGTTGCGGCTGACGCAAGAATTGGCCGCAGCGCTCGCCCAATCGAAGGGTGCGGTGGTCAACATCAATTCGATGGTCATCCGGCATTCGCAGATCCGCTATGGCAGTTACAAGATTGCCAAGGCAGCGCTGCTGGCCATGTCCCAATCGTTGGCCACGGAACTGGGGCCACAAGGAATTCGGGTCAATTCAGTGGTGCCCGGTTATATGTGGGGTGAAAACCTCAAGGGCTACTTCGAACATCAGGCCAAGAAGTACGGCGGCACCGTCGAGCAGATCTACGAGTACACGGCGGCGAACTCCGATCTCAAGCGGCTGCCGACCACCGACGAGGTGGCTAACGCCGTGCTTTTCCTCGCGTCCGACCTGGCGAGCGGCATCACCGGCCAGGCCCTCGATGTCAACTGCGGCGAATTCCACGCCTAG
- a CDS encoding sulfotransferase family protein, whose product MSFDENAVSNAQRTSVGTVDDLHESATRLIGLDDFGDGSVDNYREALGVLLDSYHGEAGLTPLGSKMSRVFLRGALGARLLSEAAFKAHPDHAQVAIDRPIFVTGLPRTGTTALHRLLNADPMHQGLEMWLADFPQPRPARDTWDTNPVYQQLEEQFSKHHVENPEFMGLHYMSATEVEECWQLLRQSVHAVSYECLAHVPTYAQWLSQQDWTPAYRRYKANLQLIGLNDIEKRWVLKNPSHLFALDALMEVYPDALVIQTHRPAETIIASVCSLNEHATAGWSETFVGATLGADQLDTWARGLESFKSARSKYDEAQFCDVDYFDFISDPIGTVESIYRHFGLELSASALVEMQKMNDESQRGPRAPKHVYSLADYGLSKEAVMERFAGL is encoded by the coding sequence ATGAGTTTTGACGAGAACGCTGTATCGAACGCACAGCGCACCAGCGTCGGCACCGTCGACGATCTCCACGAGTCGGCGACCCGGCTCATCGGTCTGGATGATTTCGGGGACGGGTCCGTCGATAACTATCGCGAAGCGCTCGGAGTGCTGCTGGACTCCTATCACGGCGAGGCCGGGCTGACCCCGTTGGGCTCCAAGATGTCTCGGGTCTTCCTGCGTGGCGCGCTGGGGGCCCGGTTGCTCAGCGAAGCCGCGTTCAAGGCGCATCCGGATCATGCGCAGGTGGCGATCGATCGGCCCATCTTCGTCACCGGCCTGCCTCGCACCGGCACCACCGCGCTGCATCGCCTCCTCAACGCCGACCCGATGCACCAGGGTCTGGAGATGTGGCTGGCCGATTTCCCGCAGCCCCGGCCGGCACGCGACACCTGGGATACCAACCCCGTGTACCAGCAGCTGGAAGAGCAGTTCTCCAAGCATCATGTGGAGAACCCGGAATTCATGGGCCTGCATTACATGTCGGCCACCGAGGTGGAGGAATGCTGGCAGTTGTTGCGACAGTCGGTGCATGCGGTGTCGTATGAATGTCTTGCGCACGTGCCCACCTATGCTCAGTGGCTGTCGCAGCAGGACTGGACACCGGCATATCGGCGTTACAAGGCCAACCTGCAGCTGATCGGTCTCAACGACATCGAAAAGCGTTGGGTACTCAAGAATCCGAGCCATCTATTCGCCCTTGATGCGCTCATGGAGGTGTACCCGGACGCGTTGGTCATCCAGACACATCGCCCGGCCGAGACCATCATTGCCTCGGTCTGCTCGCTCAACGAGCACGCGACGGCGGGGTGGTCGGAGACCTTCGTTGGGGCCACCCTCGGCGCCGACCAGCTGGATACCTGGGCCCGCGGCCTGGAGTCGTTCAAGTCCGCGCGCAGCAAGTATGACGAGGCACAGTTCTGTGATGTCGACTACTTCGACTTCATCTCCGACCCGATTGGCACCGTCGAATCCATCTATCGACACTTCGGACTGGAGCTGTCGGCGTCCGCGCTGGTCGAGATGCAGAAGATGAACGATGAAAGCCAAAGGGGCCCGCGCGCACCCAAGCATGTGTACTCGCTCGCCGACTATGGGCTGAGCAAGGAAGCGGTAATGGAGCGCTTCGCGGGGCTGTGA